GGGTGACCCGAAAAGGCCGGAAATGATCCCGGAAAAGTCGCAGGAAACTCTGGAGCCCTCCCCCCGATAATCTTTTTGTAGCCGGCGCTGTACTTCGCACCGCAGAAACCCACGACCTAAACCACAGGAGAGTGTCATGAGCATCATCGCCTCTTTCAATACCGCCGCCCAGGGTGTTCAGCAGACCAGCTCCGCCACCGCGCAGATGATCGCCTCCGCGCCGCCCGAGCAGAAGGCCTTCCTGGAGGCCCAGGAGAAGGTTCGCAAGGAGACGGAGCTGACCAAGCTGATCACGAACATGATGGAGGCCCTGAAGGAGCGCAACTCGGCCATCATCAACAACATCAAGTAAGTCGGTCCCTTTCCGACCTGCTGATGTACCCCCGGCCTCGCACCAGCTCCCAGAGCTGCTGCGAGGCTGGTTCATTTCAGGGCGCCGCGGTCGGTGGTGGGCGCGCGTGGCGCCGCTCCGCCCCGACACGCGACACGGACGGCTTCGACGACGGATGATGGGCGACGAGGCGCACCTGACTGGTGGGCCCACGAGAGGCGGGCTAGACTCCTCGCCGCCTCCGCAGTCGCCCCGGGGATGAGTCCAGATGACGACGACCCAAGCCAAGGCGCCGGTCTCCAACAATGAAGGGAAGCCGCTGTCGGGCCCGGAGTTGCTCGAACGGGCCACGCACGGCTTCAACCTGTTCCAGGACGGCCGCTTCCAGGAGTCCCTGGAGGTCTTCGAGCAGCTCGCGTCCACGGACGCCTCGGAGGCCTACTTCCAGACGGCGCTCGGCGCCTGCCACCTGGCGCTGGAGAACCTGGATCAGGCGGAGTCCTTCTTCAACCGCGCCATCGAACTGGACCCGTCGGACCTGACGCCGTTCGTCAACCGGGGCGAGGTCCACCTGCGCCAGGGCAAGGTGATGGAGGCCGCGCGGGACTTCAACCATGCCGTGTCGTTGGATCCGGAAGGGAAGGATCCGCTCAGCGCTCGCGCGCGCATGCTGGCCGCCGCCGCGCTGGAGAGCGTGGAGGAGGCGCAGGGCGTCTCCGAGTCCGGACCGGACCGGGGCTGAGTCGTCCCCAGGGGCTTCGGGTGAGGCCCCCCTTGGGCCCGAGGCCCGGCGCGGACTAGGATGGGTCCCCGCTGATGTCCGCCTCCAATCCGAACAGCTTCCTCTCCAAGTACTCCGACATCGTCCTGGCCGTTGTCGTGGTGTGCATCGTCGGGATGATGATCGTCCCGCTGCCCACGCTGCTGCTGGACGTGCTGCTGACGCTGAACATCAGCATCTCGGTGGTGCTCCTGCTGGTGTCCCTCTACGTGCCAGCGGCGCTGCACCTGTCGGTGTTCCCGACGCTGCTGCTCATCACCACGATGTTCCGGTTGTCGCTGACCATCTCCACCACGCGCCTCATCCTCCTGACGGGAGACCCGGGCGAGGTGGTGGTCGCGTTCGGCAACTTCGTGGTGCAGGGCAACTTCGTCGTCGGCGCCATCCTCTTCATCATCCTGGTCATCGTGAACTTCATCGTCATCTCCAAGGGTTCGGAGCGCGTGGCGGAAGTGGCCGCGCGCTTCACCCTGGACGCGATGCCGGGCAAGCAGATGTCCATCGACGCGGACCTGCGCGCCGGTTCCATCGACCAGGACCAGGGCAAGAAGAAGCGCCGCGACCTGGAGCGCGAGAGCCAGCTGTTCGGCGCGATGGACGGCGCGATGAAGTTCGTCAAGGGCGACGCCATCGCCAGCATCATCATCACCGTGGTGAACATCGTCGGTGGTCTCGTCATCGGCGTGACGCAGAAGGGCATGTCGGCGGCGGACGCGGCGCAGAAGTACACGCTGCTCACCATCGGTGACGGTCTGGTGGGCATGATTCCCGCCATCCTCGTGTCCACCTGCGCCGGCATCATCGTGACGCGCGTGGGCGGCGAGGAGGAGGGCGCCCACCTGGGCAAGGACATGGGTTCGCAGCTCACCGCGTACCCGAAGGCCATCGCCATCGCGGCGGGCATGCTCATCGTCCTGGGCCTGGTGCCGGGTCTGCCCAAGATTCCGTTCTTCCTGCTGGGCGCGGGCGCGGGCTTCGGCGCGTGGACGATGCTGAAGAAGGAGCGGGAGTCGCAGATGGTGGAGGAGGCGGGCCCGGCGATGGAGACGGACCTGGGCACGCCCATGTCGTCGGAGCCGGCGCCCAAGGAGCCGATGAATCCGGACTCCGAGCTCTTCATCCCCGTCGTCACGCCCATCGTCCTGGAGGTGTCCGACGCGTTGGTCCCCTACGTGGACTCGCGGCAGGACAACGGGAAGTTCCTCTTCGAGCTCATCCCGTTCATGCGCGACGGCCTCTTCGTGGAGCTGGGCGTGCGCTTCCCGGGCGTGCGCGCGCGTGGCAACTCGTCGCTGCCGCCGGGCGCGTATCAGATCCAGATCAACGAGGTCCCGGTCGTCACCGGCCAGGCCACGCTGGGGCACGTGCTCGTCAACGACACGGTGGAGCGCCTGCGGCTGATGAACATCCAGGGCTTCGAGGCCATCAACCCGGCCACCCGCCAGCCCGCCGCCTGGGTCCCCGAGCAGCACCGCGACACGCTGGAGGCCGCGGGCCTGACGACGTGGGACGTGCCGGGCTACATCATCCTGCACGTGGCCGCGGTGCTGCGGCGCAACGCGCGGGAGTTCGTCGGCGTCCAGGAGACGCAGACGATGTTGGAGCAGCTGGAGAAGGCCTTCCCCGCCATCGTGAAGGAGGTCATCCCGAAGATCGTCAACGTGCTGAAGCTGACGGACATCCTCCAGCGTCTGGTCGAGGAGGAGATCTCCATCCGCGACCTGCGCGGCATCCTCCAGGCCCTGGCGGAGTACGGGCAGGTGGAGGCGGACAACGTGATGCTCACCGAGCACGTCCGCGCCTCCCAGCGCCGCTACATCTCCCACAAGTACGCGCGTGGCAGCGGCACCCTCGTGGTGTACCTGCTCGATCCGAACATCGAGGAGGCCATCCGCGGCTCCATCAAGCGCACGTCGGCGGGGGCCCACCTGGCGCTCGAGCCGGAGCTGGCGCAGGAGATCGTCCAGGCCGTGCGCTCCGAGTGTGGCCACCTGCCGCCCAGCGCCCAGCGCCCCGTCATCCTCACCGCCATGGACATCCGGCGGTACGTGCGCAAGCTGCTGGAGTACGAGTTCAATCCCTCGTTCTCGGTGCTCAGCTACCAGGAGCTGTCGCCCGAGCTGAACATCCAGCCGGTGGCGCGAATCTCCACCCGCTAGCGGTCGGCTCCGTTCCCATCGGGTCCGGCACGCCCTTTCCTGGCGCCAGGGCTCGATGGGGCCATTCGCCTCGACCACGCCACGTCCCCTGATGGTGCGCTTGCGCGGGGGGCATTCCGACTGCCCCCCGCGAGGAGGCGTGTCCGTGGCGCGCCTCTTCGAGGTGAGGGGCCATCAGCGGGCTCCTGGATGCATGGTCGGCATCGGTCCTCCGGAGGAGGACCCTGTCATCGGGCCTCGGCTCGGACTCGCGCGCTCGAGCCGCGCTCCTGCGAACGGGGGCATGAGGGCATCGCGTGCTGGGGGCCTGGCGTGACGGTCCCCTGCGAACGCCCCGGGGGGATGGCTCGCGGGCGGGTGGCCTGACGCTGCCCCTGCGATCGCCCCGGGACGGATGGCTCGCGGGCGGGTGACCTGCCCTGGCGCCGCCCCCGCGGCCCGCCGGGGGCCGATGGCGAGCGGGGTGGACGCATGCGCCCACGGTCCGTCGTGCCCATGGGGGTGGGGACTGCGCGAGAGTGCGCCCCAGGAAACTCAGGCGCCGGCGATGACGGCGATCATCAGCCCGAGGAACAGCAGTCCCACCGTGCCCATGACGATGAGCGGGACCAGCTTCTTCTTGTCCTTCAGCGCGTCGAACTTGCCCGGGGGCGGTGGCTCCTCCTCGGCAATGGGAGGCTCGATGGGCGCGGGCTCCTCGACGGCCGGGGCCTCGGCCACGGGCTCCTCGGCGACGGGGGCGGGCTCGGGTTCGGGGGCGGGTGGCTCGGGCTCCTCGACCGGCTTGGGCTCGCTGCGCACCGGGGCGGGGCGCTTGGGCGAAGGGGGAGGTGCCGCCTTCGGCTCCGGAGCAATCTGGACCGGCTCCTCGGCGGGCTCCGACGGGTCGACGTAGAGGAAGCGCGTACCACCCACTTCCAACTCGTCGTTGTCCTTGAGCGTCTTGCGGTTGACCCGCTTCTTGTTGACCTTGATGCCGTTGCGGCTGCCCAGGTCCTCCACATGGGTCCCCGACCAGTCGCGGCGAATCTTCGCGTGCTTGCGCGACGTGAGGTCGTCCTGCAGGAGGATGTCGACCTCCTTCTCGTCCCGGCCGATGACGATCTCCGACGCGTCGGCGATCTCGATGCGCTCGCCCTCGCGCGGCCCGTTCATGATGCGCAGGTAGCGCTCGTCCGAACCGGACAGCCCCCGCATCACGTCCTTCAGGTTGTCGCGAGCGATGAAGGACGTCTTCTCCGACGTGGCGTCGCCGTTGAGCTCCGTCAGCCGGTCGAAGCGCACGTCGTACTGGGCGATGGCGATGACGTCGCCGTTGCGCAGCAGCCGCTTCTCACCCTTGGGCAGGGGCTTGCCGTTGAGCTGGGTGCCGAAGGCGCTGCCCAGGTCCTCGAGGAAGAAGAGCTTGCCCTCCTGGCAGATGCGGGCGTGGTTGCGCGACACCGCCTGCTGGGGCAGGACCACCTGGCACGACTTGTCTCGTCCCAGGGTGATGACCGAGTCCGCGAGGACATGCTCGGTGCCCTGGGCGCCTTGTTCGCTGCGCTGCGTGACGGTGAGGCGGACGCTCATCGAGTGGGGACTTGCAAGGGGACGCCGTGCTTCAGAACGTCGCGTTGCTCAGGTACTTCTCGCACGACTGGTACTCGCTGGGGAACTCTTCGGCCGTCGCATACTTCATGAAGTTCTTGCAGGCCACCTCGGCGTGCTCGTGCTTGTCCGCGTCCTGGAAGAGCTGGAACAGGCCGAAGTGGCACATGGCGTACTTGGCGTCCAGCTTCACGCACTTCTTGTAGGTCGCCTCCTCCTCCGCCAGAAGCCCCTTCTCGCGGTACTGACGCGCGAGCATGAACAGGGCCGGAGCGGAATTTTCCGCCTGCTGCGTATCCTTCAACTCCTTGAAGGCCGCGTCGGTGAGGGCCGCCTTGCGCTGGGCGAGGGAGAGGTTGTTGATGCAGCTGGAGTTCTTGGGGTCCAGCTGGACGCAGTTGGCGAAGGACTCACGCGCCTCCGGGAAGCGCGACAGCTCCATGAGGACGGTGCCCAGGTCGTGCCACATCTCCGGCGCGTCCGGGGTGAGGGCGGTGGCCTGGGAGATGCTCTCGGCGGCGTCCTCGTACTGTCCCTCCTGGTACGCGATGAGGCCCAGCGAGTGGTGCGCGGCGGCCAGGTTGGGGTTGACGGCGAGGAGCGTGCGCAGCTCCTTCTTCGCCTGCTCCAGCTTCCCCATCTTCATCAGGGCCAGCGACAGGTTGTAGCGCGTGTCCAGGTTGTCCGGGTTGACCTTGAGGGCGCGGCGGAAGTTGTCGTGCGCCTTCCCGTAGGCGCCCTCGTTGTAATAGATCATCCCGAGGTTCTGGTACGCCTGCAGCTGCTCCTGGTTGTAGCGCAGCGCCTTGATGAAGTGCTTCTTGGCGTCCTCGGTGCGATTCGAATACATCGCGATGATGCCCTTGTTGGCCCAGAGGTCCGCGTACTGGGGGGAGAACTCCAGGCCCAGGTCGCAGTAGACCTCCGCGCGGACCAGGTCGCCCTTGTGCAGCTCCTGCGTGCAGAGCTCGTTGTTGATGAGGGCCCGTTCGTGGGGTGGGGGCGTGGTGAGACACCCGGCGAGGGGGAGCGCACAGAACAGGGACAGCGACAGGGCAAGGCGGCTCGGACGCATGGCCGGGTGAGTGTAGGAGAGCGACCCCGGCGGCGCAACGGCCGGGCTCGGGCTGAATCCGTGCTGATTTCGATGGGTTGCAGCGGTTAGAGTGACCGCCCATGCGTACCTTGCTCTGCACCGTCGTCTTCACGCTGGCCCTGCTCGGGGCCGCTCCGGCCCATGCCCAGTTCGCCAACCGCAGCCTGGGGTTGTCGTTGGGGTACATGGACTTCAACGACACCAAGGGGTTGGACGACACGATGTTCGTGGGCATCGACGCCAGCCTCTACATCGAGGGTGGTTTCGAGGTCGTGTCGCTGTCGAAGATCGCCTTCCCGAAGGACACGACCGACCCGAGGCAGAAGCGCGTCGTGGGCCTGGCTCCGTCGTTGGGCCTGCGCTACCTCTTCATGGAGGAGTCCATCCGCCCCTACGTCGGCTCCGACGTCAGCTACCTCGTCGTCTTCAAGAGCTCCACGAGCAACTTCGTGGGCATCGGGCCCAACGTGGGCGTGGACTTCTTCGTGTCGGACTCGGTCAGCGTGGGCGTGCGCGGCCAGTACAACTTCTACATCGCGCTCAACGAGAAGACGCAGACGACGCTGACGCTGTCGGCGGGCGTGGCGGCGTACTTCTAGCGTCTCACGCCGCGCGAACGCGGGTGGGCAGCGTGCGGGTCCCGGGGGGCGGAAGCAGGGCTGCCGCCACCAACAGGGCCCATTTCTCGTCGGACAGGTGGTCCGGCTTCTCCATCGCCAGCGCGTCGCGCAGCCGCGCGGCCAGGGCGGAGAACAGGCGCAGCCGGGCCTCCATGCGCAGCTCCTCGCGCCGCAGGGCGGCGGTGAGCACCAGCTCCCGCTCCTCCGTGGTCAGCCGCTTCACCCGCGACACGAAGAGCGGGTCCGCCAGCAGGCCGTCCTCCACCGTGGCGCCCAGCGCGGAGGGGACCTTCAGCCGACGCTCGCGCACGACGATGGTGCCCGCCAGCATGTCTCCCAGCCGCTGCTGGGAGCCGGAGACGAGGGCGCTGACGCCACCCACCAGGTAGAGCAGGGGCAGCCGGTCCACCACAC
This sequence is a window from Myxococcus stipitatus. Protein-coding genes within it:
- a CDS encoding tetratricopeptide repeat protein, giving the protein MTTTQAKAPVSNNEGKPLSGPELLERATHGFNLFQDGRFQESLEVFEQLASTDASEAYFQTALGACHLALENLDQAESFFNRAIELDPSDLTPFVNRGEVHLRQGKVMEAARDFNHAVSLDPEGKDPLSARARMLAAAALESVEEAQGVSESGPDRG
- the sctV gene encoding type III secretion system export apparatus subunit SctV, giving the protein MSASNPNSFLSKYSDIVLAVVVVCIVGMMIVPLPTLLLDVLLTLNISISVVLLLVSLYVPAALHLSVFPTLLLITTMFRLSLTISTTRLILLTGDPGEVVVAFGNFVVQGNFVVGAILFIILVIVNFIVISKGSERVAEVAARFTLDAMPGKQMSIDADLRAGSIDQDQGKKKRRDLERESQLFGAMDGAMKFVKGDAIASIIITVVNIVGGLVIGVTQKGMSAADAAQKYTLLTIGDGLVGMIPAILVSTCAGIIVTRVGGEEEGAHLGKDMGSQLTAYPKAIAIAAGMLIVLGLVPGLPKIPFFLLGAGAGFGAWTMLKKERESQMVEEAGPAMETDLGTPMSSEPAPKEPMNPDSELFIPVVTPIVLEVSDALVPYVDSRQDNGKFLFELIPFMRDGLFVELGVRFPGVRARGNSSLPPGAYQIQINEVPVVTGQATLGHVLVNDTVERLRLMNIQGFEAINPATRQPAAWVPEQHRDTLEAAGLTTWDVPGYIILHVAAVLRRNAREFVGVQETQTMLEQLEKAFPAIVKEVIPKIVNVLKLTDILQRLVEEEISIRDLRGILQALAEYGQVEADNVMLTEHVRASQRRYISHKYARGSGTLVVYLLDPNIEEAIRGSIKRTSAGAHLALEPELAQEIVQAVRSECGHLPPSAQRPVILTAMDIRRYVRKLLEYEFNPSFSVLSYQELSPELNIQPVARISTR
- a CDS encoding FHA domain-containing protein is translated as MSVRLTVTQRSEQGAQGTEHVLADSVITLGRDKSCQVVLPQQAVSRNHARICQEGKLFFLEDLGSAFGTQLNGKPLPKGEKRLLRNGDVIAIAQYDVRFDRLTELNGDATSEKTSFIARDNLKDVMRGLSGSDERYLRIMNGPREGERIEIADASEIVIGRDEKEVDILLQDDLTSRKHAKIRRDWSGTHVEDLGSRNGIKVNKKRVNRKTLKDNDELEVGGTRFLYVDPSEPAEEPVQIAPEPKAAPPPSPKRPAPVRSEPKPVEEPEPPAPEPEPAPVAEEPVAEAPAVEEPAPIEPPIAEEEPPPPGKFDALKDKKKLVPLIVMGTVGLLFLGLMIAVIAGA
- a CDS encoding tetratricopeptide repeat protein, giving the protein MRPSRLALSLSLFCALPLAGCLTTPPPHERALINNELCTQELHKGDLVRAEVYCDLGLEFSPQYADLWANKGIIAMYSNRTEDAKKHFIKALRYNQEQLQAYQNLGMIYYNEGAYGKAHDNFRRALKVNPDNLDTRYNLSLALMKMGKLEQAKKELRTLLAVNPNLAAAHHSLGLIAYQEGQYEDAAESISQATALTPDAPEMWHDLGTVLMELSRFPEARESFANCVQLDPKNSSCINNLSLAQRKAALTDAAFKELKDTQQAENSAPALFMLARQYREKGLLAEEEATYKKCVKLDAKYAMCHFGLFQLFQDADKHEHAEVACKNFMKYATAEEFPSEYQSCEKYLSNATF
- a CDS encoding RDD family protein translates to MTTATDTLLDGTHTVLTPEYVEFRFTLAGLYSRFLAWLLDALIVATLTGGVLFFLSVVMVAFPGAGTALGIVVYFLVDWGYAITLETAWSGQTVGKRVLGLRVIQESGVRIGFYHAALRNLARVVDRLPLLYLVGGVSALVSGSQQRLGDMLAGTIVVRERRLKVPSALGATVEDGLLADPLFVSRVKRLTTEERELVLTAALRREELRMEARLRLFSALAARLRDALAMEKPDHLSDEKWALLVAAALLPPPGTRTLPTRVRAA